The following coding sequences are from one Clarias gariepinus isolate MV-2021 ecotype Netherlands chromosome 19, CGAR_prim_01v2, whole genome shotgun sequence window:
- the arid6 gene encoding AT-rich interaction domain 6, whose translation MEQDEQKEKHSEKTESMTEESFLKDLYYFMKQRDTPIERIPHLGFKQINLYMMFKAVMELGGYHQVTAQQLWKKVYNLLGGNPRSTSAATCTRRHYEKLLLPYEYHLAGYGDEVPITLPRQRKRFHSDEEFNQSSKRADFTHLHQFNQYLPPGPLSLPSYLAMSLPSIPPLSSPLHPRPMMTFIPPSPMETGNVKQSLEFLRHLAQEYKSSSGWTEPLNLSKKQDRLETSSNFPSSFTSPATKKKEPKFLNEAPSIQPQSSQPAISEAAPPARALINQRIRDESNVINLTSSCSTSPNLWKVAPSSPPLSLPLPPPPPPLSLHIPPYPSTVQAKHTPQQSLPVSKSGSSTKSQLSPGALSTTLPLDPYAGMEIQIPLSLLQNLIKERLLLNTASNQHHLPRSKPSESPNSLPERMTSEPSADQPADLSIKNQVRSISKSDFSMSASKSATERLAPESKPYAVKPLQIPDLTKFPFYNHVSHLKPFQSGFQEQQMCTKEVPSAPVRIPDQPGVKSPGYSKDAAQVRAINSAMITEKTAGSPPFDKVKSASAPFVQISSEHLKLLFSSSPFRHESGKIC comes from the exons ATGGAGCAGGACGAACAGAAGGAGAAACACAGCGAGAAAACCGAGAGCATGACTGAGGAGAGCTTCCTCAAAGACCTCTACTACTTCATGAAGCAGAGAGACACACCGATAGAGAGAATCCCCCACCTCGGGTTCAagcaga TTAACCTGTACATGATGTTTAAAGCAGTGATGGAGTTAGGAGGATATCACCag GTGACTGCACaacagctctggaaaaaagtCTACAACCTTCTGGGAGGAAACCCTCGCAGTACCAGCGCAGCGACATGCACACGCCGCCACTATGAAAA GCTGCTCCTTCCGTATGAGTATCACTTGGCCGGATACGGAGACGAGGTTCCCATCACACTGCCTCGACAGCGCAAACGCTTCCACTCTGACGAGGAGTTCAACCAGAGCTCCAAGCGTGCAGACTTCACACACCTGCACCAGTTTAaccag TACCTCCCACCTGGTCCATTATCTCTACCAAGCTACCTGGCCATGTCCCTGCCCTCCATTCCGCCCCTCAGCTCTCCGCTTCACCCTCGGCCCATGATGACCTTCATCCCTCCTTCCCCCATGGAGACAGGAAACGTTAAACAGTCACTAGAGTTCCTGCGCCACCTCGCTCAGGAGTACAAATCATCCTCGGGATGGACGGAGCCTCTGAACCTCAGCAAGAAACAGGACAGACTGGAGACATCTAGCAATTTTCCGTCATCCTTCACGTCCCCGGCTACTAAAAAGAAGGAACCCAAGTTTCTAAATGAAGCTCCGTCAATTCAACCACAAAGCAGTCAGCCAGCAATCAGTGAAGCTGCACCTCCTGCACGAGCACTCATCAATCAGAGAATCAGGGATGAATCGAATGTAATCAACCTTACATCTTCTTGCTCCACCAGTCCCAACTTGTGGAAAGTGGCTCCAAgttctcctcctctttctcttcctcttcctcctccacctcctcctctttctcttcaCATCCCACCTTACCCCAGCACCGTTCAAGCCAAACACACACCGCAGCAAAGTCTACCAGTGTCCAAATCAGGCTCCTCAACCAAGTCTCAGCTAAGCCCTGGAGCCTTGAGCACCACTTTACCATTAGACCCATATGCAGGAATGGAGATTCAAATCCCATTGTCTTTGCTCCAGAATTTGATCAAGGAACGTCTTCTGCTGAACACCGCATCTAATCAACATCATCTACCAAGATCCAAGCCCAGTGAATCTCCCAACTCACTGCCAGAAAGAATGACTTCTGAACCTAGCGCTGATCAACCTGCAGATCTGAGCATAAAGAACCAAGTGAGAAGCATCAGCAAGAGTGACTTCAGCATGAGTGCTAGCAAGAGCGCTACTGAAAGACTGGCACCCGAAAGCAAACCGTACGCTGTCAAGCCCCTGCAAATACCTGATCTGACCAAGTTTCCTTTTTATAATCATGTTTCTCACCTCAAACCCTTTCAAAGTGGTTTTCAGGAGCAACAAATGTGCACCAAGGaagttccttctgctcctgtgAGGATCCCAGACCAACCAGGGGTCAAATCCCCAGGGTACAGCAAAGACGCAGCTCAGGTCAGAGCCATCAACTCTGCTATGATCACCGAGAAAACAGCGGGTAGTCCCCCATTTGATAAAGTGAAATCAGCCTCAGCCCCCTTCGTCCAGATCTCTTCAGAACATCTGAAACTTCTGTTTTCAAGCTCACCATTTAGACATGAAAGTGGAAAAATATGCTAA